From bacterium, one genomic window encodes:
- a CDS encoding SRPBCC family protein → MHTETAVRIRGPVDAIFRYAAQVEHWPRILPHYRGVRVLAVDGAGRLVEMRARRGWIPIWWWARQIVQPRERRIRFTHVRGVTRGMEVEWRFEPVPGGDVAVSIVHDLDLGWPIVGRAVARSIIGPLFIEPTARATLGHIKRLVETSPPETVS, encoded by the coding sequence CGGAAACCGCGGTGCGGATTCGAGGCCCGGTCGACGCGATCTTCCGCTACGCCGCGCAGGTCGAGCACTGGCCGCGCATCCTTCCGCACTACCGCGGTGTCCGCGTCCTCGCCGTCGACGGCGCCGGCCGGCTCGTCGAGATGAGGGCGCGCCGCGGCTGGATTCCGATCTGGTGGTGGGCACGGCAGATCGTGCAGCCGCGGGAACGGCGCATCCGCTTCACGCATGTGCGCGGCGTGACGCGCGGCATGGAGGTGGAGTGGCGCTTCGAACCCGTGCCCGGCGGCGATGTGGCAGTCTCGATCGTGCACGATCTGGACCTTGGCTGGCCGATCGTCGGGCGCGCCGTCGCGCGGTCGATCATTGGACCGCTGTTCATCGAACCGACCGCGAGGGCCACGCTGGGCCACATCAAGCGGCTCGTGGAAACGAGCCCCCCGGAGACCGTTTCGTGA
- the fabF gene encoding beta-ketoacyl-ACP synthase II, whose amino-acid sequence MTDTGRRVVVTGIGAVTPIGCGAGGLYDGLRRERSAVGHITRFDAAAFNSRVAGEVTDFDPAAFIEPRRLRRLDRYAQFALASARMAIDDAGLRLEDENRDAIGCFVGSALGGAAFAEEQHAVFLSQGVRRIRPTLALSVFCGAASCNVAIEHDLRGPSSANSDSCSSGAIAIGQAFRTVRDGYADVMVAGGVEAPLAPLTFAAFDVIRAMSTHNDEPARACRPFDRTRDGFVMAEGAALLVLEEREHARRRGARIYGSVLGFGATNDAHHMTAPLPSGTQAARAMRLALAEAGVAAEDIDYVNAHGSGTPLNDSTETLAVKQVLGDHAYRVPVSATKAMHGHALGATGAIEAASCFLSLRHRYVPPTLNLEAPDEACDLDYVRDRGREMPLRHILSNSFGFGGINAALVFGLG is encoded by the coding sequence GTGACGGATACGGGACGCCGCGTCGTCGTCACCGGAATCGGCGCGGTCACGCCGATCGGATGCGGCGCCGGGGGCCTCTACGACGGGCTCCGGCGCGAGCGTTCGGCGGTCGGACACATCACGCGGTTCGACGCGGCCGCGTTCAACAGCCGTGTGGCCGGCGAGGTCACGGACTTCGACCCCGCAGCCTTCATCGAGCCGAGGCGGCTCCGCCGCCTCGACCGCTACGCGCAGTTCGCGCTCGCGAGCGCCCGCATGGCGATCGACGACGCGGGGCTGCGTCTCGAGGACGAGAACCGCGATGCGATCGGGTGCTTCGTCGGCTCGGCCCTCGGCGGGGCCGCGTTCGCCGAAGAACAGCACGCCGTCTTCCTGAGCCAGGGCGTGCGCCGGATCCGGCCGACGCTGGCGCTGTCGGTGTTCTGCGGCGCCGCGTCCTGCAACGTCGCGATCGAACACGACCTCCGCGGCCCGTCCAGCGCCAACTCGGACAGCTGCTCGAGCGGCGCGATCGCGATCGGGCAGGCGTTCCGGACGGTCCGCGACGGCTACGCCGACGTGATGGTCGCCGGCGGTGTGGAGGCGCCGCTCGCGCCGCTGACGTTCGCCGCGTTCGACGTGATCCGGGCGATGTCGACCCACAACGACGAGCCGGCGCGCGCCTGCCGTCCGTTCGATCGGACGCGCGACGGGTTCGTAATGGCCGAGGGCGCGGCGCTGCTGGTGCTCGAGGAACGCGAGCACGCCCGCCGCCGGGGCGCCCGGATCTACGGCAGCGTCCTCGGCTTCGGCGCGACGAACGACGCCCACCACATGACGGCTCCGCTGCCGTCGGGGACCCAGGCCGCCCGCGCGATGCGGCTCGCCCTCGCCGAAGCCGGTGTCGCGGCGGAGGACATCGACTACGTCAACGCGCACGGCAGCGGCACCCCCCTCAACGACTCCACGGAGACGCTCGCGGTCAAGCAGGTCCTCGGAGATCACGCCTATCGGGTGCCCGTCAGCGCCACGAAGGCGATGCACGGGCACGCGCTCGGCGCCACCGGCGCGATCGAGGCGGCCAGCTGCTTCCTCAGCCTGCGGCACCGCTACGTTCCGCCCACGCTCAACCTCGAGGCGCCGGACGAGGCCTGCGATCTCGACTACGTGCGCGACCGCGGCCGGGAGATGCCGCTGCGCCACATTCTCAGCAACTCGTTCGGCTTCGGCGGCATCAACGCGGCGCTCGTCTTCGGGCTGGGGTAA
- a CDS encoding phenylacetate--CoA ligase, with product MIWNRTAETMTRSDLEALQRQRLADLVARVHAKVPFYREAFDRAGVRPDQVRSLDDLRRLPFTRKADLRDHYPFGLFAVPLDQVVRVHASSGTTGKPTVVGYTRADLGVWADVCARSLAASGARPGDVFHNAYGYGLFTGGLGMHYGGELMGLTVVPVSGGNTERQLLLLQDFKPRVIACTPSYMLTLGEAAAARGIDPRSLTIRSAVLGAEPWTEAMRGQIERLLPVKAVNIYGLSEVIGPGVSNECVEAQRGSHVFEDHFLVEVVDPRTGEPVAAGEVGELVFTTLTKEALPVIRYRTGDLASLDPAPCVCGRTSVRMSLIVGRTDDMLIIRGINVFPSQIEAVVMQFDELSPNYQLVVARERTLDSLEVRVEVAPDAAQPPAPRGDVAAADDLRRRIADRLRGVIGIAARITLQAPGSLPRSEGGKLRRVIDERAKG from the coding sequence ATGATCTGGAACCGCACCGCGGAAACGATGACACGCTCCGATCTCGAAGCCCTGCAGCGGCAGCGTCTCGCGGACCTCGTGGCACGCGTTCACGCGAAGGTGCCGTTCTACCGCGAGGCGTTCGACCGCGCGGGCGTCCGTCCGGACCAGGTCCGCTCGCTCGACGATCTTCGCCGGCTGCCGTTCACGCGGAAGGCGGATCTGCGGGATCACTATCCGTTCGGCCTGTTCGCGGTCCCGCTCGACCAGGTCGTCCGCGTGCACGCGTCGTCGGGCACGACCGGGAAGCCCACGGTGGTCGGCTACACGCGCGCCGATCTCGGCGTGTGGGCGGACGTGTGCGCCCGGTCCCTCGCGGCGAGCGGCGCGCGGCCGGGCGACGTATTTCACAACGCGTACGGGTACGGCCTCTTCACCGGCGGGCTCGGCATGCACTACGGCGGCGAACTGATGGGCCTCACGGTCGTGCCGGTCTCGGGCGGCAACACCGAGCGGCAGCTGCTGCTCTTACAAGACTTCAAGCCGCGCGTGATCGCCTGTACGCCGTCGTACATGCTCACGCTGGGGGAGGCCGCCGCGGCCCGGGGCATCGACCCGCGGAGCCTGACGATCCGCTCGGCCGTCCTCGGCGCGGAGCCGTGGACGGAGGCGATGCGCGGCCAGATCGAGCGTCTGCTGCCGGTGAAGGCCGTGAACATCTACGGGCTCAGCGAAGTGATCGGGCCCGGCGTCAGCAACGAGTGCGTCGAGGCGCAGCGCGGCTCCCACGTCTTCGAGGACCACTTCCTCGTCGAGGTGGTCGACCCGCGGACCGGCGAACCGGTGGCCGCGGGCGAGGTGGGGGAGTTGGTGTTTACGACGCTCACGAAGGAGGCGCTGCCGGTGATCCGGTACCGCACCGGCGACCTCGCCTCCCTCGATCCCGCGCCCTGCGTCTGCGGCCGCACCTCCGTCCGGATGTCGCTCATCGTCGGCCGCACCGACGACATGCTCATCATCCGCGGCATCAACGTGTTCCCGTCGCAGATCGAAGCGGTGGTGATGCAGTTCGACGAGCTCTCGCCCAACTACCAGCTGGTCGTCGCGCGCGAACGGACGCTGGACTCGCTCGAGGTGCGGGTGGAGGTGGCGCCGGACGCCGCGCAGCCGCCCGCGCCCCGGGGAGACGTGGCGGCCGCGGATGACCTGCGGCGGCGGATCGCCGATCGCCTCCGCGGCGTGATCGGCATCGCCGCGCGCATAACGCTTCAGGCCCCGGGCAGCCTGCCGAGAAGCGAAGGCGGCAAGCTCCGCCGCGTCATCGACGAGCGGGCGAAGGGCTAG
- a CDS encoding MFS transporter: MTSIEPERSTFTRLAVLWLAGVDLRATLLALPPVLIFIHRDLGLSETGVGALTSLPVLVLAAAAVPGSLLIARGGARRAAIAGLVVVALSSALRGVGPSIAMLFAMTFVMGVGIAVMQPAVPALVARWCPDRIGFATALYVNGLLVGETLSAGLTLPLVLPFMRGSWPAALAAWSAVPLVTAILMLVLRERLPDAAVGPEARWWPDWRAAETWRLGLVLGGVGVAYFATNAFIPDYLRTAGRVDLIGPCLAALNAGQLPASVVALAAARAIVGRRASLVVVPVAIAASLALFLLAPPAFWVVAAALIGFCCAFGLVLSLALPPLVTEARDVHHVSAGMFAIGYGYSFLLPLLGGVAWDITHLPAAAFLPAFAGAATTFGAALGLPHRAGAPGGEIREAAG; encoded by the coding sequence GTGACGTCCATAGAACCGGAGCGCTCGACGTTCACCCGTCTGGCCGTGCTGTGGCTGGCGGGCGTTGATCTGCGGGCGACCCTGCTGGCCCTGCCGCCGGTCCTCATCTTCATCCACCGCGACCTCGGGTTGAGCGAGACCGGGGTGGGGGCGCTGACGAGCCTCCCGGTGCTGGTGCTGGCCGCGGCGGCCGTCCCGGGATCGCTCCTGATCGCGCGCGGCGGCGCGCGCCGCGCCGCGATTGCCGGCCTCGTCGTGGTCGCGCTCTCGTCGGCGCTGCGCGGCGTCGGCCCGTCGATCGCGATGTTGTTTGCGATGACGTTTGTGATGGGCGTCGGGATCGCGGTGATGCAGCCGGCGGTGCCAGCGTTGGTCGCCCGGTGGTGCCCGGACCGCATCGGCTTTGCCACCGCGCTCTACGTGAACGGGTTGCTCGTCGGGGAGACGTTGAGCGCCGGCCTGACCCTGCCGCTCGTCTTACCGTTCATGCGCGGGAGTTGGCCGGCCGCGCTGGCGGCGTGGTCCGCTGTGCCGCTGGTGACGGCCATCCTCATGTTGGTCCTCCGGGAGCGGCTGCCCGATGCCGCGGTGGGCCCCGAGGCGCGCTGGTGGCCCGATTGGCGCGCCGCGGAGACGTGGCGGCTCGGGCTCGTGCTCGGCGGAGTCGGCGTCGCGTATTTCGCCACCAACGCCTTCATCCCGGATTACCTGCGGACCGCCGGACGGGTCGACCTCATCGGCCCATGCCTCGCGGCGCTCAACGCGGGGCAGTTGCCCGCGTCGGTGGTCGCACTCGCGGCGGCCCGTGCCATCGTCGGGCGCCGCGCGTCGCTGGTCGTGGTCCCGGTCGCGATCGCGGCGAGCCTCGCCTTGTTTCTGCTCGCGCCGCCCGCGTTCTGGGTGGTCGCCGCGGCGTTGATCGGCTTCTGCTGCGCGTTCGGGCTGGTGCTGTCGCTTGCGCTGCCACCGCTCGTCACGGAGGCCCGCGACGTGCACCACGTGTCGGCGGGGATGTTCGCCATCGGCTACGGCTATTCGTTTCTGCTGCCGCTGTTGGGCGGCGTCGCGTGGGACATCACCCACCTGCCGGCGGCGGCGTTTCTGCCCGCGTTTGCGGGCGCGGCCACGACCTTCGGGGCGGCGCTCGGGCTCCCACACCGCGCCGGCGCGCCCGGCGGCGAGATCAGGGAGGCAGCCGGATGA
- a CDS encoding sulfite oxidase-like oxidoreductase, translating into METPRLPPGQTLTEKWPVLYYGGIPRIDLAKWAFAVEGEVESPVRWTWDEWTALPRKSVRCDVHCVTAWSRFDNVFEGVPASEVIARARPREGAAFVMVHSYGDYTTNLRLDDLMQDDVLFAFTHDGRPLTPEHGGPCRLVVPRLYFWKSAKWVRGLEFMRGERPGFWEQNGYHIRGDPWKEERYSDPW; encoded by the coding sequence ATGGAGACGCCCCGCCTGCCGCCCGGCCAGACCCTCACGGAAAAGTGGCCGGTGCTCTACTATGGGGGCATTCCCCGCATCGACCTCGCGAAGTGGGCGTTCGCCGTGGAGGGTGAGGTCGAGAGTCCCGTGCGGTGGACGTGGGATGAGTGGACCGCGCTGCCCCGAAAGAGCGTTCGCTGCGACGTGCACTGCGTCACCGCCTGGTCGCGGTTCGACAACGTGTTCGAGGGGGTGCCCGCGTCCGAGGTGATCGCCCGCGCGCGGCCCCGCGAGGGCGCGGCGTTCGTGATGGTGCACTCGTACGGCGACTACACAACGAACCTCCGGCTCGACGACCTGATGCAGGACGACGTCCTGTTCGCGTTCACCCACGACGGCCGCCCGCTCACGCCCGAGCACGGCGGACCCTGCCGGCTCGTGGTGCCGCGCCTGTATTTCTGGAAGAGCGCGAAGTGGGTTCGCGGGCTCGAATTCATGCGCGGCGAGCGCCCGGGCTTCTGGGAGCAGAACGGGTACCACATCCGCGGCGATCCCTGGAAGGAAGAGCGCTACTCCGACCCCTGGTGA
- a CDS encoding FAD-dependent oxidoreductase, translating into MSVGNSMVARRGVRVGAASVLAVILALPMALGPAGRAAAGVPNAPRVAEACDVRTPVLVVGGTPSGVAAALAAARTGTAVYMTESRPYLGGDLTGAMLNMLDMDFGLTGEHLARGVFSEIYKQLGMTFDVETAKRVFMDAVRREPLITLTLHRKPVEVLMNGPWVTGVVFDGPHQTRETVCAKRVVDATDDGDVAAMAGAPFTIGREDSGIDRAMMSATLVFEVKDVNWHQVTAYVSGAREQHMRRGGFYQGNVWGYGPIMRMYKPTQPNVAIYDLNIGLQNDRSVLINGLLVFGVDGTDPASVADGMRRAKVELPLLMDFLRETAPGFAKASLVRTADYLYIRETRHIRGLYTLTANDIVNSRVFWDAVGVASYPIDIHPYKIGEFNPYAPKRFVYTIPFRSLVPYGIGNLVMASRSISATYAAAASCRVVPTTMEEGQAAGLAAVLSIERRVSIPQLLEQPALIHDLQAGLHGQGAYLLPDTLASIGEASPPWLLHSGSAVRPPVLPLTPVEGARPTKP; encoded by the coding sequence ATGAGCGTGGGGAATTCGATGGTGGCGCGGCGCGGAGTCCGCGTGGGGGCGGCCTCCGTGTTGGCGGTGATCCTCGCGCTGCCCATGGCGCTTGGGCCGGCAGGCCGGGCGGCCGCCGGTGTGCCGAATGCGCCGCGGGTCGCCGAAGCGTGCGACGTCCGGACGCCGGTGCTCGTGGTCGGCGGAACCCCGTCGGGCGTGGCCGCGGCCCTCGCCGCGGCGCGGACGGGCACCGCGGTGTACATGACCGAGTCGCGGCCCTACCTCGGCGGTGATCTCACCGGCGCCATGCTCAACATGCTCGACATGGACTTCGGTCTCACCGGCGAGCACCTTGCGCGCGGCGTCTTTTCAGAAATCTACAAGCAGCTCGGAATGACCTTCGACGTCGAGACCGCGAAGCGCGTCTTCATGGACGCGGTCCGCCGCGAGCCTCTCATCACGCTGACGCTGCACCGCAAACCCGTCGAGGTGCTGATGAACGGTCCGTGGGTGACCGGCGTCGTCTTCGACGGCCCGCATCAGACGCGGGAAACGGTCTGCGCGAAGCGCGTGGTCGACGCGACGGACGACGGCGACGTCGCCGCGATGGCCGGTGCGCCGTTTACGATCGGCCGCGAGGATTCCGGCATCGACCGCGCGATGATGTCGGCGACCCTGGTGTTCGAGGTGAAGGACGTCAACTGGCACCAGGTCACCGCCTACGTGAGCGGCGCGCGCGAGCAGCACATGCGCCGCGGCGGTTTCTACCAGGGCAACGTGTGGGGCTACGGCCCGATCATGCGGATGTACAAGCCGACGCAGCCGAACGTGGCGATCTATGACCTCAACATCGGCCTGCAGAACGACCGCTCGGTGCTGATCAACGGGCTCCTGGTGTTCGGCGTCGACGGCACCGACCCGGCGTCGGTGGCGGACGGCATGCGCCGCGCCAAAGTGGAGCTGCCGCTGCTCATGGATTTCCTGCGCGAGACGGCGCCGGGCTTCGCGAAGGCGTCGCTGGTGCGCACCGCCGACTACCTCTACATCCGCGAGACGCGCCACATCCGGGGGCTCTACACGCTGACGGCCAACGACATCGTGAACAGCCGGGTGTTCTGGGACGCCGTCGGCGTCGCGAGCTACCCGATCGACATCCATCCATACAAGATCGGCGAGTTCAACCCGTACGCGCCGAAGCGCTTCGTGTATACGATCCCGTTCCGCTCGCTCGTGCCGTACGGGATCGGGAACCTCGTGATGGCGAGCCGCTCGATCTCCGCGACGTACGCGGCCGCGGCCTCGTGCCGCGTCGTGCCGACGACGATGGAAGAGGGGCAGGCCGCCGGGCTCGCGGCGGTGCTGTCGATCGAGCGGCGGGTGTCGATCCCGCAGCTCCTGGAGCAGCCGGCCCTGATCCACGATCTGCAGGCCGGTCTCCACGGGCAAGGCGCCTACCTGCTGCCGGATACGCTCGCCTCGATCGGCGAGGCGTCGCCGCCGTGGCTGCTGCACAGCGGATCGGCCGTACGGCCGCCGGTGCTGCCGCTCACACCGGTTGAGGGCGCGCGTCCCACCAAGCCGTAA
- the tatC gene encoding twin-arginine translocase subunit TatC, producing MSAAVRDESRTDVMDERSDTPRDRPMTLIEHLEELRVRLTRSVIGLLVATLAGFIFVDPLLTLLLRPTGHMKLTTLTVLEPFLVKVKIAFLFGLAVSMPWIMYQVYAFISPALTENERRRTIPLALLAGVLFAIGLVFGYVFVLPISTRWLLAQAGGQFNVLLTANAYISYVLFFLLIVGGTFETPLVILSLAMLGLVTPQTLRREWRIAYMVIAAIAVFGTPDWSPVTMMLVAVPMALLYEFSIVLCRIFIRPAAAKPAQAAHTGG from the coding sequence ATGAGCGCGGCCGTCCGCGACGAATCTAGGACCGACGTGATGGACGAGCGATCCGACACCCCGCGCGATCGGCCGATGACGCTCATCGAGCATCTCGAGGAGCTGCGGGTCCGGCTGACCCGCTCCGTCATCGGCCTGCTCGTGGCGACGCTTGCCGGCTTCATCTTCGTGGACCCGCTCCTCACGCTGCTGCTGCGGCCCACGGGGCACATGAAGCTGACGACGCTGACCGTGCTGGAGCCGTTTCTCGTCAAGGTGAAGATCGCGTTTCTGTTCGGCCTCGCCGTCAGCATGCCGTGGATCATGTATCAGGTCTACGCCTTCATCTCGCCGGCCCTCACCGAGAACGAGCGTCGCCGGACCATCCCCCTCGCGCTGCTCGCGGGGGTGCTCTTTGCGATCGGGCTCGTCTTCGGCTACGTCTTCGTCCTGCCGATCAGCACCCGCTGGCTCCTCGCCCAGGCCGGCGGCCAGTTCAACGTGCTGCTGACGGCGAACGCCTACATCTCGTACGTCCTGTTCTTTCTCCTCATCGTCGGCGGGACGTTCGAGACGCCGCTCGTCATCCTCTCGCTCGCGATGCTCGGGCTCGTCACCCCGCAGACGCTGCGCCGGGAGTGGCGCATCGCCTACATGGTCATCGCCGCGATCGCGGTTTTCGGCACCCCGGACTGGAGCCCGGTCACGATGATGCTCGTCGCGGTGCCGATGGCCCTCCTGTACGAGTTCAGCATCGTGCTCTGCCGCATCTTCATCCGGCCGGCGGCGGCGAAGCCCGCGCAGGCCGCCCACACCGGCGGGTAG
- a CDS encoding polysaccharide deacetylase family protein — translation MTPRLRRRIVLLAVCALLAAIVPDGAALGAPGVPPAGPDEPEPIRWLTEAALAPRGVSYTGTKTVTVWAQTVRASEVRIYHQAPDRTRLEYLAAGDQPERVVVINAGRQIEFVPGRGRYVEGPAPQTDEDELIRQILPQLAANYEVRFAGAERVAGRPARIIDIRGRLPGRPRLRLWIDLETRLILRLERYGPAGALRETSAFLSVQLNPTLAADLFIVSPPAGAQVQTRLQQAPAAALTIEEISRRVGFIPQLPAYLPPGYQFVRSNVAMIHGTPTATFAFTDGVATMTLFESRGAQVGAGGGQRVQIGAFEGTVQTRGVATVVHWNTNGISMTLVGDIASNELLRVGRSVPPAGSSDLLPVDPRRAAVESERPAAMTTMSALRAAVAGRAAGWLRALLAPAIAEAATQPPVHPAPAWPDVPPVPVSPYITNDTHPIGPGIHPEETRIWQAFVEQGLAPVVVKVTVASDGVTKLPDGRLSRLVWIWFVYGMDRAATPAAMVREAAATARALAAAAARADPRVDRITLSGYYQMPGRFDGRRTDVTVTAALDAGRLLGATPGGDPREALSAAGSVWFAPELLEGALVPRLPVPHDPHLSAGMRAPVLLPGDRTYESAERFQGTLLQRIVDTKVQLEGLLFGAASDGMLWRGNPRRREIALTFDDGPSPLATPLLLAVLRRYGAHATFFVIGEHARAYPYLVRAMTADGHEVGDHTYHHPNMVTVGDAVARSEIAAGAAVIGRTAGRPAEWFRPPGGDYTAGVAGDARRLGLGMAMWTTNSGDWSLPPFRILVERVLARAEPGAIVLMHNGTLNTVRALPAIVVELRRRGYTLVTVSQLARDAE, via the coding sequence ATGACGCCTCGCCTCCGCCGCCGGATCGTGCTCCTGGCGGTCTGTGCGCTGCTGGCCGCGATCGTCCCGGACGGTGCCGCGCTGGGCGCGCCGGGCGTGCCGCCCGCCGGGCCGGACGAGCCGGAGCCGATCCGCTGGCTGACCGAGGCCGCGCTCGCGCCGCGGGGCGTGAGTTACACCGGCACCAAGACCGTCACCGTCTGGGCGCAAACCGTTCGCGCGTCCGAGGTACGGATCTACCATCAGGCGCCCGACCGCACACGGCTGGAGTATCTGGCCGCCGGCGATCAACCGGAACGCGTGGTGGTGATCAACGCCGGCCGACAGATCGAGTTCGTGCCCGGACGCGGCCGGTACGTCGAGGGGCCGGCGCCCCAGACCGACGAGGACGAGCTCATCCGTCAAATTCTCCCGCAGCTCGCCGCGAACTACGAAGTGCGGTTTGCCGGCGCCGAGCGTGTCGCCGGCCGGCCCGCGCGGATCATCGACATCCGGGGCCGCCTGCCCGGCCGGCCGCGCCTGCGGCTGTGGATCGATCTGGAGACGCGGCTGATCCTCCGGCTCGAGCGCTACGGCCCGGCCGGAGCGCTGCGGGAGACCTCGGCGTTTCTCAGCGTACAGCTGAACCCGACGCTCGCGGCGGACCTCTTCATCGTGTCGCCGCCCGCGGGGGCGCAGGTCCAGACCCGCCTCCAGCAGGCGCCGGCCGCCGCCCTGACGATCGAGGAGATCTCCCGCCGGGTCGGCTTCATCCCGCAGCTGCCGGCCTACCTGCCGCCGGGCTACCAGTTTGTGCGGTCCAACGTCGCCATGATTCACGGCACGCCGACGGCGACGTTCGCCTTCACGGACGGCGTCGCGACGATGACCCTGTTCGAGAGCCGCGGCGCGCAGGTGGGCGCGGGCGGCGGGCAGCGCGTGCAGATCGGCGCCTTCGAGGGCACGGTGCAGACGCGGGGCGTCGCCACCGTGGTCCACTGGAACACCAACGGCATCTCGATGACGCTTGTCGGGGACATCGCGTCGAACGAGCTCCTGCGCGTCGGACGGTCGGTACCGCCGGCCGGATCGTCCGACCTGCTGCCGGTCGACCCGCGACGGGCCGCTGTGGAATCAGAGCGGCCGGCGGCCATGACCACGATGTCCGCGCTCCGGGCGGCCGTTGCGGGCCGCGCCGCCGGGTGGCTGCGCGCGCTCCTCGCGCCCGCGATCGCCGAAGCGGCGACTCAGCCGCCCGTGCATCCGGCCCCGGCGTGGCCGGATGTGCCCCCCGTTCCCGTGTCGCCCTACATCACGAACGACACCCATCCGATCGGTCCCGGCATCCACCCCGAAGAGACACGCATCTGGCAGGCCTTCGTCGAGCAAGGCCTCGCTCCGGTCGTCGTGAAGGTGACGGTTGCCAGCGACGGTGTCACCAAACTGCCGGACGGGCGGCTCTCGCGGCTGGTGTGGATCTGGTTCGTCTACGGGATGGACCGGGCGGCGACGCCCGCGGCGATGGTGCGCGAGGCGGCGGCGACCGCGCGCGCGCTCGCGGCCGCGGCGGCGCGCGCCGATCCGCGCGTGGACCGGATCACGCTGAGCGGCTACTATCAAATGCCGGGCCGGTTCGACGGCCGCCGCACCGACGTGACGGTGACCGCCGCGCTCGATGCCGGGCGGCTGCTCGGGGCCACGCCCGGCGGGGACCCGCGCGAGGCGCTTTCCGCGGCGGGCAGCGTGTGGTTTGCGCCCGAACTGCTCGAGGGGGCGCTCGTTCCGCGACTGCCCGTTCCGCACGATCCGCACCTGTCGGCCGGCATGCGGGCGCCGGTGCTGCTGCCGGGTGATCGGACCTACGAGTCGGCGGAGCGGTTTCAGGGTACGCTCCTCCAGCGCATCGTCGACACGAAGGTGCAGCTCGAGGGGCTGCTCTTCGGCGCGGCGAGTGACGGCATGCTGTGGCGCGGCAACCCCCGGCGCCGCGAGATCGCGCTCACCTTCGACGACGGGCCGAGCCCGCTGGCGACGCCGCTCCTCCTCGCCGTGCTGCGCCGGTACGGCGCGCACGCGACGTTCTTCGTGATCGGCGAGCACGCCCGCGCCTACCCGTACCTCGTCCGGGCGATGACGGCGGACGGCCACGAGGTCGGCGACCACACCTACCACCATCCGAACATGGTCACGGTTGGCGACGCCGTCGCCCGTAGTGAGATCGCCGCCGGCGCGGCGGTGATCGGCCGCACGGCCGGCCGGCCCGCGGAGTGGTTCCGGCCGCCCGGCGGGGACTATACCGCGGGCGTCGCCGGGGACGCCCGCCGGCTCGGCCTCGGGATGGCCATGTGGACGACGAACTCCGGCGACTGGTCGCTGCCGCCGTTCCGCATCCTCGTCGAGCGCGTGCTGGCGCGCGCGGAGCCGGGCGCGATCGTGCTGATGCACAACGGCACGCTCAATACCGTTCGCGCGCTGCCGGCGATCGTCGTGGAGCTGCGGCGGCGCGGGTACACGCTCGTGACCGTCTCCCAGCTTGCGCGGGACGCGGAATGA
- a CDS encoding zf-HC2 domain-containing protein, protein MNHTHVADHLSAYLDGALPASDLEQVQAHLEVCGTCGRAYEELRTLRSLLRALPDPVAPSGLEDRIHWRLAREEAAFRPSPWRAVWAAVTRPAVTRPLRVALAGATILVIIGLPMGWVSGLFAPRGTLFDPDAYVRNYLMTSSDRLTDDVTRTVIAHTALPESTVQR, encoded by the coding sequence GTGAACCACACGCACGTTGCCGATCACCTCTCCGCGTACCTCGACGGCGCCCTGCCGGCGTCAGATCTGGAGCAGGTGCAGGCGCACCTCGAGGTCTGCGGGACGTGCGGCCGCGCCTACGAGGAGCTGCGGACGCTGCGCTCACTGCTGCGCGCGCTGCCGGATCCGGTGGCGCCGTCCGGACTCGAGGACCGGATTCACTGGCGCCTCGCCCGGGAGGAAGCCGCGTTCCGGCCGTCGCCGTGGCGCGCGGTGTGGGCGGCGGTGACACGCCCGGCCGTGACACGGCCGCTGCGGGTTGCCCTGGCCGGCGCGACGATACTGGTCATTATTGGGCTGCCGATGGGATGGGTGTCCGGACTCTTTGCGCCGCGGGGGACGTTGTTCGATCCGGACGCGTACGTGCGCAACTATCTGATGACGTCGTCCGACCGCCTGACCGACGACGTGACACGAACGGTCATCGCCCACACGGCTCTTCCGGAGTCGACTGTCCAGAGGTAA
- a CDS encoding sigma-70 family RNA polymerase sigma factor: MTEAVSALSGVIDAGAQAGQSGAHRLAAFEELLNRHFRSIYRVAYRLAGNADDAEDLMQEAVAEAFRAFDRYQPGTFFDRWVYRIMHRTHIDWIRRRGRRPEISFDAPTSPEGDPLLARLGDSDTDPQHLTEVRDLDGPIQAALESLPPEFRTVVVLADIEGLSYDEIAAVAACPVGTVRSRLHRAREALRSALRPYLRGGER; this comes from the coding sequence GTGACGGAAGCCGTATCGGCGCTGAGTGGAGTCATCGATGCCGGCGCGCAGGCCGGTCAGAGCGGCGCGCACCGTCTGGCGGCATTTGAGGAACTGCTGAACCGCCACTTCCGCAGCATCTACCGGGTGGCGTATCGGCTGGCCGGCAACGCCGACGACGCGGAAGATTTGATGCAGGAAGCGGTGGCCGAGGCGTTTCGGGCGTTCGACCGGTATCAGCCGGGGACGTTCTTCGACCGGTGGGTGTACCGGATCATGCACCGCACCCACATCGACTGGATCCGCCGGCGCGGCCGGCGGCCCGAGATCTCCTTCGACGCGCCCACCTCCCCGGAGGGCGATCCGCTGCTTGCGCGGCTCGGCGATTCGGACACGGACCCGCAGCATCTCACCGAGGTGCGGGATCTCGACGGCCCCATTCAGGCCGCGCTCGAGAGCCTGCCGCCGGAGTTCCGGACGGTCGTCGTCCTTGCGGATATCGAGGGACTTTCGTATGATGAAATCGCGGCGGTGGCCGCCTGTCCGGTCGGAACCGTTCGATCGCGCCTGCACCGGGCGCGCGAGGCGCTGCGCTCCGCGCTGCGTCCCTACCTGAGGGGAGGGGAGCGGTGA